One stretch of Novosphingobium pentaromativorans US6-1 DNA includes these proteins:
- a CDS encoding extensin family protein gives MRRLLLILPLLAPLAACMDIPQATQKSASRPASGTLSPRPAYRQCLSELSAQRASFTPLPDQYFGQGCSNVGTVRLASLHSDTASLELSNLGPVTCSVATGFAGWARFGVDRAAEQILGSRVMRIETYGSYSCRNVAGTNRRSGHATANAIDVSAFVLDDGRRISVLDDWDGGTDAERRFLRVVHQSACKRFGTVLGPQYNAAHRNHFHLEADGANFCR, from the coding sequence ATGCGCAGACTCCTGCTCATCCTGCCGCTGCTGGCCCCGCTCGCCGCCTGCATGGACATTCCCCAGGCCACGCAAAAGTCGGCCTCGCGCCCCGCTTCCGGCACTCTCAGCCCGCGCCCGGCCTACCGCCAGTGCCTGTCCGAACTGAGCGCGCAACGCGCCTCGTTCACGCCCCTGCCCGACCAGTATTTCGGCCAGGGCTGCTCCAATGTCGGCACGGTCCGGCTCGCCAGCCTGCACAGCGATACGGCATCGCTCGAATTGTCGAATCTCGGTCCCGTCACCTGCTCGGTGGCAACCGGCTTTGCCGGCTGGGCCCGATTCGGCGTCGACCGCGCGGCCGAACAGATCCTCGGCAGCCGGGTCATGCGAATCGAGACCTACGGCAGCTACAGTTGCCGCAATGTCGCGGGGACCAACCGCCGCTCCGGTCATGCCACCGCCAATGCCATCGACGTTTCCGCCTTCGTGCTCGACGACGGGCGCCGGATCAGCGTGCTGGACGACTGGGACGGCGGGACCGATGCCGAACGCCGGTTCCTGCGCGTCGTGCACCAGAGCGCGTGCAAGCGATTCGGAACCGTCCTTGGCCCGCAGTACAATGCGGCACACCGCAATCACTTCCATCTGGAAGCCGACGGGGCGAATTTCTGCCGATAG
- a CDS encoding phosphoserine transaminase, protein MTDITIPTRKPARPHFSSGPCAKPPGYSPEKLSVESLGRSHRAKIGKSRLQYCIDLMREVLQLPETHRIGIVPGSDTGAFEMAMWTMLGARGVTTLAWESFGEGWVTDAVKQLKLDPTVIRADYGQLPDLSQVDWSNDVLFTWNGTTSGVRVPNADWIPADREGLSFADSTSAVFAYDIDWSKIDVATFSWQKVLGGEGGHGVLILGPRAVERLESYTPSWPLPKVFRLTKGGKLTEGVFKGETINTPSMLAVEDAIFALEWAKSLGGLEGLKARSDANAAALDKIVAERDWLGHLAADPASRSKTSVCLTVEGADTDFIKKFAAVLEKEGAAFDVAGYRDAPAGLRIWCGATVDTQDIEDLGPWLDYAYATVKAG, encoded by the coding sequence ATGACTGATATTACGATACCGACGCGCAAGCCTGCGCGTCCGCACTTCTCTTCCGGTCCCTGCGCCAAGCCGCCGGGCTACTCCCCCGAAAAACTCAGCGTCGAATCGCTTGGCCGCTCGCACCGTGCCAAGATCGGCAAGTCGCGCCTTCAGTACTGCATCGACCTGATGCGCGAAGTGCTGCAGCTGCCCGAGACGCATCGCATCGGTATCGTCCCCGGTTCGGACACCGGCGCGTTCGAAATGGCCATGTGGACCATGCTCGGCGCGCGCGGCGTGACGACGCTGGCTTGGGAAAGCTTCGGTGAGGGTTGGGTCACCGATGCCGTCAAGCAGCTCAAGCTGGATCCGACCGTGATCCGCGCCGACTACGGCCAGTTGCCGGATCTTTCGCAGGTGGATTGGAGCAACGACGTGCTCTTCACCTGGAACGGCACCACTTCGGGCGTTCGCGTTCCGAATGCCGACTGGATCCCGGCCGACCGCGAGGGCCTGTCCTTCGCCGACTCGACTTCCGCCGTTTTCGCCTACGACATCGACTGGTCGAAGATCGACGTCGCCACCTTCTCCTGGCAGAAGGTTCTGGGCGGCGAGGGCGGCCACGGCGTCCTGATCCTCGGCCCGCGTGCCGTCGAGCGCCTTGAAAGCTACACCCCGTCCTGGCCGCTGCCGAAGGTCTTCCGTCTCACCAAGGGCGGCAAGCTGACCGAAGGCGTGTTCAAGGGCGAGACGATCAACACCCCCTCGATGCTTGCCGTCGAGGACGCGATCTTCGCTCTCGAATGGGCCAAGTCGCTGGGTGGTCTTGAAGGTCTCAAGGCCCGTTCCGACGCCAATGCCGCTGCGCTCGACAAGATCGTCGCGGAGCGCGACTGGCTCGGTCATCTCGCTGCCGATCCGGCCAGCCGTTCGAAGACCTCGGTCTGCCTGACGGTCGAAGGCGCCGACACCGACTTCATCAAGAAGTTCGCGGCGGTCCTTGAAAAGGAAGGCGCTGCCTTCGACGTCGCCGGTTACCGCGACGCCCCGGCGGGCCTGCGCATCTGGTGCGGCGCCACTGTCGACACCCAGGACATCGAGGATCTCGGTCCCTGGCTCGACTACGCCTACGCCACCGTCAAGGCCGGCTAA